The following coding sequences lie in one Corynebacterium humireducens NBRC 106098 = DSM 45392 genomic window:
- a CDS encoding acetyl-CoA hydrolase/transferase family protein: MSDRIANALLRGKVMSADEAAQFIDHGDKVGMSGFTGAAYPKALPTAIANRAKEAQAKGETYKIDVYTGASTAPDCDGVMAEAGAINYRMPYQSDPVMRNAINSGEMKYQDIHLSHSGQYVEHGFFGQLDVAVVEATRITEEGHLIPSSGVGNNVDYLDAAKKIIIEVNEWQSVDLEGMADVYRIGHLPNRTPIPIINSGDRIGKTYIDIDISKVVAVVETNAPDRNAPFKPVDETSQKIAGYFLDFLEGEVKGGRLAYDNYIMQSGVGNVPNAVMAGLLDSKFEKIEAYTEVIQDGMVDLIDAGKMTVASATSFSLSPEYAEKMNAEAKRYRESIILRPLQVSNHPEVIRRVGLISSNGMIEADIYGNINSTHVAGQRIMNGIGGSGDFTRNARISTFISPSDAKDGAISSIVPFASHIDHTEHDAMVVITEYGVADLRGLAPRDRVAKMISVAHPSYRPLLEEYVERANKSKFQQTPHDLATAFSFHQRLLETGSMQK; this comes from the coding sequence ATGTCCGATCGCATCGCCAACGCCCTTCTGCGTGGCAAGGTCATGTCCGCTGACGAGGCTGCACAGTTCATCGACCACGGTGACAAGGTCGGTATGTCCGGCTTCACCGGTGCTGCCTACCCGAAGGCGCTCCCGACCGCGATCGCCAACCGTGCCAAGGAGGCACAGGCCAAGGGCGAGACCTACAAGATCGACGTCTACACCGGCGCCTCCACCGCCCCGGACTGTGACGGCGTCATGGCTGAGGCCGGTGCGATCAACTACCGCATGCCGTACCAGTCGGACCCGGTCATGCGTAACGCCATCAACTCCGGCGAGATGAAGTACCAGGACATCCACCTGTCCCACTCCGGCCAGTACGTGGAGCACGGCTTCTTCGGCCAGCTGGACGTGGCCGTCGTCGAGGCGACCCGCATCACCGAGGAGGGCCACCTGATCCCGTCCTCCGGTGTCGGCAACAACGTCGACTACCTGGACGCCGCCAAGAAGATCATCATCGAGGTCAACGAGTGGCAGTCCGTCGACCTGGAGGGCATGGCCGACGTCTACCGCATCGGTCACCTGCCGAACCGTACCCCGATCCCGATCATCAACTCCGGTGACCGCATCGGCAAGACCTACATCGACATCGACATCTCCAAGGTCGTCGCCGTCGTCGAGACCAACGCCCCGGACCGTAACGCCCCGTTCAAGCCGGTCGACGAGACCTCCCAGAAGATCGCCGGCTACTTCCTCGACTTCCTGGAGGGCGAGGTCAAGGGCGGCCGCCTGGCGTACGACAACTACATCATGCAGTCCGGTGTCGGCAACGTCCCGAACGCCGTGATGGCCGGCCTGCTGGATTCCAAGTTCGAGAAGATCGAGGCCTACACCGAGGTCATCCAGGACGGCATGGTCGACCTGATCGACGCCGGCAAGATGACCGTCGCGTCCGCCACCTCCTTCTCCCTCTCCCCGGAGTACGCCGAGAAGATGAACGCGGAGGCCAAGCGCTACCGCGAGTCGATCATCCTGCGTCCGCTGCAGGTGTCCAACCACCCGGAGGTCATCCGCCGCGTGGGCCTGATCTCCTCCAACGGCATGATCGAGGCCGACATCTACGGCAACATCAACTCCACCCACGTCGCCGGCCAGCGCATCATGAACGGCATCGGCGGTTCCGGTGACTTCACCCGTAACGCGCGCATCTCCACCTTCATCTCCCCGTCCGACGCCAAGGACGGCGCGATCTCCTCGATCGTCCCGTTCGCGTCGCACATCGACCACACCGAGCACGACGCCATGGTCGTCATCACCGAGTACGGTGTCGCCGACCTGCGTGGCCTGGCTCCGCGTGACCGTGTCGCCAAGATGATCTCCGTCGCGCACCCGTCCTACCGCCCGCTGCTCGAGGAGTACGTCGAGCGTGCGAACAAGTCCAAGTTCCAGCAGACCCCGCACGACCTGGCAACCGCGTTCTCCTTCCACCAGCGCCTGCTGGAGACCGGTTCCATGCAGAAGTAG
- the dusB gene encoding tRNA dihydrouridine synthase DusB translates to MTVKIGSLTLNSPVVLAPMAGVTNVAFRTLCREQEIEKTGTVSGLYVCEMITARALVERNEKTLHMTTFAPDENPRSMQLYTTDPEYTYKAAKMIVDENMADHIDMNFGCPVPKVTRRGGGSALPYKRRLFGNIVAAAVRATEGTDIPVTVKFRVGIDDEHHTHLDAGRIAVEEGAAAVALHARTAAQRYSGAADWSQITALVEHLDGSGIPVLGNGDIFAAGDARRMMEETGCDGVVVGRGCLGRPWLFAELSAELRGEPLPPTPTLGEVTRIIIRHAELLAEHNGEEHACRDLRKHMGWYLRGFPVGGEVRSQLARISTLADLRELLAPWADSEVIAEDSDGARGRQGSPSKVALPDGWLDDPEDDTVPEGAEIMHSGG, encoded by the coding sequence GTGACTGTGAAGATCGGATCCCTGACGCTCAACTCCCCCGTGGTACTGGCCCCCATGGCCGGTGTCACCAACGTGGCGTTCCGCACGCTGTGCCGTGAGCAGGAGATCGAGAAGACGGGCACCGTCTCCGGCCTCTACGTCTGCGAGATGATCACCGCCCGCGCCCTCGTGGAACGCAACGAGAAGACGCTCCACATGACGACCTTCGCCCCGGACGAGAACCCGCGCAGCATGCAGCTGTACACCACCGACCCGGAGTACACCTACAAGGCTGCGAAGATGATCGTCGACGAGAACATGGCCGACCACATCGACATGAACTTCGGCTGCCCCGTCCCCAAGGTGACCCGCCGCGGCGGCGGTTCGGCCCTCCCCTACAAGCGCCGCCTCTTCGGCAACATCGTCGCCGCCGCCGTCCGGGCCACCGAGGGCACGGATATCCCGGTGACCGTGAAGTTCCGCGTGGGCATCGACGACGAGCACCACACGCATCTCGACGCCGGCCGCATCGCCGTCGAGGAGGGCGCTGCCGCCGTGGCGCTGCACGCCCGCACCGCCGCCCAGCGCTACTCCGGTGCCGCGGACTGGTCCCAGATCACCGCCCTCGTCGAGCACCTCGACGGTTCCGGCATCCCCGTCCTGGGCAACGGCGACATCTTCGCCGCCGGCGACGCCCGCCGCATGATGGAGGAGACGGGCTGCGACGGGGTCGTCGTCGGCCGCGGCTGCCTCGGCCGCCCGTGGCTGTTCGCCGAACTCTCCGCCGAACTGCGCGGGGAGCCGCTCCCACCCACCCCCACACTCGGGGAGGTGACCCGGATCATCATCCGGCACGCGGAGCTGCTCGCGGAACACAACGGCGAGGAGCACGCCTGCCGCGACCTGCGCAAGCACATGGGATGGTACCTGCGCGGCTTCCCGGTCGGCGGCGAGGTCCGCTCCCAGCTGGCCCGCATCTCGACGCTGGCTGACCTGCGGGAACTGCTCGCCCCCTGGGCCGACTCCGAGGTCATCGCGGAGGATTCCGACGGCGCCCGCGGACGTCAGGGCTCCCCCTCGAAGGTGGCGCTGCCCGACGGTTGGCTCGACGATCCCGAGGACGACACCGTCCCGGAGGGCGCCGAGATCATGCACTCCGGCGGATAA
- the phoU gene encoding phosphate signaling complex protein PhoU, protein MRIAYREHLDNFAHDLIVMCDTVRSIMHNASEALLTVSLESAEDSLSSADALEEIRQRCEDRAVQLLALEGPVARDLRQVVSSIYIVEDFDRMGALAMHIAKAARRRHPEHAVPDQLLGYFKEMARLVDEMGEKTRDILVDPNADVALVLNEDDDAIDDLNEYMLTMLTMREWTHTTRAAVDVALLSRYYERYADHCVNVAARIVYLTTGLSTDEYREKKERDRADADMAARFAELERQFSHRGNQRPPL, encoded by the coding sequence ATGCGTATCGCCTACCGTGAACATCTTGACAACTTCGCCCATGACCTCATCGTCATGTGCGACACGGTGCGTTCCATCATGCACAACGCCTCCGAGGCCCTCCTGACGGTCTCCCTGGAGTCCGCCGAGGACTCCCTCAGCAGTGCCGACGCACTCGAGGAGATCCGCCAGCGCTGCGAGGACCGCGCCGTCCAGCTCCTCGCCCTCGAGGGGCCGGTCGCCCGCGACCTGCGTCAGGTCGTCTCCTCCATCTACATCGTGGAGGACTTCGACCGCATGGGTGCCCTGGCCATGCACATCGCCAAGGCCGCCCGCCGCCGCCACCCGGAGCACGCCGTGCCGGACCAGCTCCTCGGCTACTTCAAGGAGATGGCCCGCCTCGTCGACGAGATGGGCGAGAAGACCCGCGACATCCTCGTCGACCCCAACGCCGACGTCGCGCTCGTGCTCAACGAGGATGACGACGCCATCGACGACCTCAACGAGTACATGCTCACCATGCTCACCATGCGTGAGTGGACGCACACCACCCGCGCGGCGGTCGACGTCGCCCTGCTCTCCCGCTACTACGAGCGTTACGCGGACCACTGCGTCAACGTCGCCGCCCGCATCGTCTACCTCACCACCGGGCTGAGCACCGACGAGTACCGGGAGAAGAAGGAACGCGACCGCGCCGACGCCGACATGGCGGCCCGTTTCGCGGAGCTGGAGCGGCAGTTCTCCCACCGCGGCAACCAGCGTCCCCCGCTGTAA